Proteins encoded in a region of the Fusarium falciforme chromosome 6, complete sequence genome:
- a CDS encoding Serine--tRNA ligase, with protein sequence MLDIEDFIEERGGNPEKIRESQRRRHAPVELVDEVIALWQDARKTQYGVTQIGTQINGVQKEIGLKKRAKEDATELLQQKEELTQKKKIQEELALAKNAELKAKAKLVGNYVHGSVHVSDNEDNNTIERTWKPEGFEESKKAALSHHEVLWRIGGYDPVRGVKLVGHRGYCLTGYGMFLNLALINYATTFLFNKGYTPNQPPFMLDRGQMAKTAQLSQFDEELYRVSEGPTPSDSDRYLIATSEQPLSALHADEWIQPTELPIKYCGYSTCFRKEAGSHGRDAWGVFRVHQFEKVEQFVLCGPDDSWDHFDQMMANSEEFYKSLGLPYQVVGIVSGALNNAAAKKYDLEAWFPFQSEYKELVSCSNCTDYQTRELEIRHGSKKGKQIVGGGKKEYVHALNATLCATERTMCCILENYQTEEGLVVPEVLRKYIPGEPEFLPFVKEAPKDSEKTEKKDGKKEKALPVRENKA encoded by the exons ATGTTGGACATTGAGGATTTCATCGAGGAGCGCGGCGGAAACCCCGAGAAGATTCGGGAGAGTCAGCGTCGCCGACATGCTCCTGTCGAGCTCGTCGATGAGGTTATTGCCCTTTGGCAAGATGCTCGGAAAA CGCAATACGGCGTCACGCAGATCGGTACCCAAATAAACGGTGTTCAGAAGGAGATTGGTCTCAAGAAGAGGGCCAAGGAGGACGCGACCGAGCTGCTCCAGCAGAAGGAAGAGTTGAcacaaaagaagaagatccaggaggagcttgctctggccaagaacgctgagctcaaggccaaggctaaGCTCGTCGGAAACTACGTCCACGGCTCGGTGCACGTCAGCGACAACGAGgacaacaacaccatcgaGCGAACTTGGAAGCCCGAGGGCTTCGAGGAGTCCAAGAAGGCTGCTCTTTCCCACCACGAGGTGCTCTGGCGAATTGGAGGATATGACCCTGTTCGAGGTGTTAAGCTGGTCGGCCACCGAGGCTACTGCTTGACTGGTTATGGCATGTTCTT GAACTTGGCTCTGATCAACTACGCCACAACTTTCCTCTTCAACAAGG GTTACACTCCCAACCAGCCCCCTTTCATGCTCGATCGTGGACAGATGGCCAAGACCGCCCAGCTCTCCCAGTTCGACGAGGAGCTCTACCGTGTCTCTGAGGGCCCTACACCCTCTGATTCGGATCGGTACCTGATCGCCACCAGCGAGCAGCCCCTGTCTGCCCTCCACGCCGACGAGTGGATCCAGCCCACTGAGCTCCCGATCAAATACTGCGGCTACAGCACTTGCTTCCGAAAGGAGGCTGGCAGCCACGGACGTGATGCTTGGGGTGTCTTCCGTGTGCACCAGTTTGAGAAGGTCGAGCAGTTTGTGCTCTGTGGCCCTGATGACAGCTGGGACCACTTTGACCAGATGATGGCCAACTCTGAGGAGTTCTACAAGTCTCTTGGTCTTCCCTACCAGGTGGTGGGAATCGTCAGCGGCGCGCTCAACAAcgctgctgccaagaagtATGATCTGGAGGCCTGGTTCCCCTTCCAGTCCGAGTACAAGGAGCTGGTTTCTTGCTCCAACTGCACAGACTACCAGACCCGGGAGCTCGAGATCCGCCACGGatccaagaagggcaagcagATTGTGGGCGGTGGAAAGAAGGAGTACGTGCATGCTCTGAACGCG ACCCTGTGCGCGACTGAGCGGACAATGTGCTGCATTCTCGAGAACTACCAGACCGAGGAGGGATTGGTTGTTCCCGAGGTGCTCCGGAAGTACATTCCAGGAGAGCCCGAATTCCTGCCGTTCGTTAAGGAGGCCCCTAAGGACAGCgagaagacggagaagaaggacggaaagaaggagaaggctcTCCCAGTACGTGAGAACAAGGCATAG